The DNA sequence ACTTATAGTACTGATCATATGGTAGTTCTAATTGGCATGAGGAAGCTACTTATTGCATTAAATCATCTGCAAAAAAACTCTAGTCAATTTGGATATAATTGTATAATGTGAATGCAAAATTTTAAATTGAGAGAATACTGAATTTTAATGTGAACTCATATGTCCTATGCAAACTCggcttcttcacaaacaaggaTTAATTACTAGCTAGCTAAAAATTAGCTCTATACATCTGGAACAGCTGGACTAATTTGTTAGATATATAAGTGATCAAAGGGATCATGACATACTGCTGTGTAAGTtattttgtctttttattttcccttttttattaactttaattatattttcctCTATAACCAATGCAAGAATTGCCGGTTGGGTTGCTTTCCCATCTATATCTTTATACACATATATAGCAAAACACCACGAGACGTTTTGTCTCTTCGTATGGTCTCATTTGGCTGCACACAATTAGATCTGAATCCACATAGTTTGGGAGGGATTGAGGTGGAAGTTAGTTTAAATTCCACCTCAATCCCTTTCAAACCAGGTGTATTTGTGTGCagccaaacaagacctaaggtattcacatcattctccactaacTGACCTCACTAGATGTTCTATCTCATGTAAGGTATCCGCATCATTCCCAACTAGATGTCCTAGTAACTAGCATTCCTTTCATGCAAGCTTTATATCTCTTTTCTTGGAGATCCTGTACACTGACGCACAGACATAGGAAGGGACCCCGCCCTCCGTTGGCCTCACCGAACCTCCACCGGTGCTGCGGCATGCAAGCTAGCCGTGCGAAAGCCGCCCTCCTCGCTGTCCTTGCGGTGGCCACGCCGATGTGTACATCGTCAGCTGGAAAGAGGACCTCTTTGTGCACAAGTTAGAGAGTGGCTGCTACTAGCCTACTACATCGTTGGCACGCTCGTGGAGAAGCTCCACAAGTTGCTTGTCGAGTAGAGTAATGGATCTTGGAGAGCATGGCCTCATTGCACATGAATGCACATGTTGCTGAGCGGTCGGACTATAGTGGATGGCGTACGATCTTCCGAACCATAGCCTCATTGCTCTCCATGATGAAAGCGCGTGCCACGAACCGCACGTCACAGTGGCCGAGAACTCGTATGAAGGAGCTGGACCGTGCGTCCACAAACTCCGCCACGAACTCTGGCTGCGGCGCAGCCTGCACCAGAGCCAAAGTAGGCGAGAATCTGCAGCTCTCACAACCAGATTTTTCAATTTCTATTAGTAGTGTggggttctcctagtgttttagcattcaaaatttagtataaactttccctAGTAAATACCACCTAGTGAGGATTCCCTAGTGTTTTGACTAGTgatagtgttttattactaactaaaaatactaggagaactccaccatTTTGTTAGTGTCTGTTACGAACCACACGGCCCCGGCATGCCCTCCTCATGCTTGTCAACGTTCATTACATCCTCAGCGATGCCATGAATTCCAGCGGCTTATTAATTAACACAACGCATCATAATTTGTTGCAATATTTACACTTACTTGCAACCACAATAATATTTATCATGGCCCTAACAGCTACCTCTCCCAACGGATCTTACGACTGACATGTACAACTCAGTAGTTTAGATGTATTAAGACCCACGTATCACAACAACTTATAGTCCATGTTACAAAAGATCCTCCTATTGCAATTAAATTTGTGATGCTGTGAAAACAAGTGTTTGGATTAGGGTAAAACTTTTATAGTGATTGCATAATGTGTGTTAAATAAAAGATCACAAGTACAAATTCAGTTTTCCGGACATTTTGGACTTGCTAAAGAAGATAAAAAAGCTTCACTGATTTTGACACAAACATGTAATGAAACTTTAGAAAAATCATATATACACAGCTGTCTTGACAATGATTGACTCGATATCTTATgccatataaaaataatatcgTAAAGTGTGTGTATACATAGCTCCACAACAATATGCAGGAGGAGAAGCTAGTATACTTTATTTTGCGGTAGATTACCACAAAATAACCACAGTAAATGAATTACTGGCCTGCTTATTTATATCCTCAATCTATCTTACAGAATATATAATGGTAAAAAAATTTCACTCAATGCGAGACCAGATGTGTGCCGATTACTCAATACGGGATGTTAGTGTTGATAACTGCGCCAGGCTTCAATCCAACAGGGAAAATCTCATCCCTGTTGCGGTAGCCACCACCCTTCACAGCAAAGCGGACGGAGAGGGGTCCCTTGAGTGGTGCCTTGCTGTCTTGTGTAAAGGTCTTGGCTGGTGACTCCTTCATGTCATCCAAAAATTCCGCGGCGCCCTTTTCTCTGATGGCCAGCTCATGGATGGGGAGGTTGGCGACAAGGACTAGGTGGGTGTACGTGGGGGTAGTGCCCTTGCCGACCGTCAAGGTCACACTGTTGCCGCACAATCCAACAGCAAACAATGCTGCCAGCGCTGCCATGGCCAGCAGGAAGGAGGACGAGGATGCCATTGGTGACCTAATAACTCAGTAGGAGTAACTTACCATATTTCCTGATGGATCGAGAGGGTGGGAGGTAGGGATATGTGTGGTGATTGTTGTTGCGGATTATTACATCAGCTGGCTGCGTATTTATGGGCTGTGTAGGCAAGAAGACATGCCACAAAGATCTCTGCCTGGCCGGCTTGTTTGTTGACGAATACTTGTTCAATTGCCACAAATAGATGTGTGTTCAGTAGTCCAGCTTGTCTTGCTTTCAGGCAAAAGAAGCGCAGGACATGCAGATCTCTCATAAAGCATTGGCCATGCAACCCCCACATCGTGACACCGTGACCTACTATTTTGAGTAAAATACAGAAAAAGTCACACCGTGACCTACTTAAACAAATTTAATACTCTTTATACCTTCAAATATAAGAGATTACATATTCAAAATTTGTTATGTTTGACCACTATTATTAGTCTAATCTACTGTTAGAATTCAGGACCAAACAGTGTGGACATGAGAGTTGTTTAACATCTCTAACATGAAATCCGCCTTGTAAGATGAACATGAACAACGTGTATCCAAATAGGGTTAAATAGTACGTAGTGGTGACCGGCTTCTCTTGATGTCTGGGTGATTTTGAGGGATCATGACGCTATTACTCGTATTTACTATATTTGGTGCAGCGCCACCACGATTGTAGGACTCCATAAAATAAGGTTCAAATATATAACATTTTAAAAATAAATGATTATCGTAACAGCTGTACGAAAGCTTCGTCGTCCCTTGAATGTGATTTTTCTGCTCGATGAGTGTAGAAGTGAAAGACTATCGATATACATATTATGGGAATACCCCTTCAGACTTTATGTGTATATTTGAGCACAGTGGCGGACTCAGGCCCCGGGTGCCCGTGCTGCATGCAGCCCGTGTCGTTGACCGAAAAACCACTGGTAAATCATCTAAACAATGAAATATTAAGAGTCTAAATTCTATAGTTGTGGAAATTTCATGTGTTATTAGCCCGGATCCTAGTGTGATCTTGGATCCACCCCTGTTCGTGCGGAAAGCAGATTATTCACTAAAGCGTAGACTGTTTCTAGAGACGGCAAGGAAGGCTCTATATAAGTGGCTTGCAATAAAATACAACTATGCAAATCTGATTTCCAGCCAAAGCTCAGAATCTATACACCCTTAGAAATAC is a window from the Sorghum bicolor cultivar BTx623 chromosome 5, Sorghum_bicolor_NCBIv3, whole genome shotgun sequence genome containing:
- the LOC8086006 gene encoding expansin-B11; translation: MASSSSFLLAMAALAALFAVGLCGNSVTLTVGKGTTPTYTHLVLVANLPIHELAIREKGAAEFLDDMKESPAKTFTQDSKAPLKGPLSVRFAVKGGGYRNRDEIFPVGLKPGAVINTNIPY